From Brucella pseudogrignonensis, a single genomic window includes:
- a CDS encoding Gfo/Idh/MocA family oxidoreductase encodes MAPRIAVLGCGYWGGNHIRTLKGLGVLQGVSDANPQNAQRFASEFGVPNIPVDELFSHPDIDGIVLALPAQFHAQYAIEAVKNGKDVLVEKPIALEVADAEAEVAAARENNRVFMVGHILRFHPAFEKLLDMVKSGDIGDVRYVHSHRVGFGKFHDKFDALWDLAPHDLSMILAITGEEPSAVRGEGTAVIDKISDFAHVHLEFPSGIRGHLFASRLNSYRERRLSVTGTKGMLVFDDAEPWDRKLAFYKHEVWRENDQWAFKSVEPEYVAVEEGMPLTRELQHFLHCIETRETPRTDGQEAINVLRILTEGSVNHSK; translated from the coding sequence ATGGCACCTCGTATTGCGGTTTTGGGTTGTGGCTATTGGGGCGGCAACCATATTCGTACCTTGAAGGGGCTCGGTGTCCTTCAGGGTGTTTCTGACGCCAATCCACAGAATGCGCAGCGATTCGCTTCTGAATTTGGTGTTCCGAATATTCCGGTTGATGAACTCTTCTCGCATCCCGATATTGATGGCATCGTTTTGGCGCTGCCTGCGCAGTTTCATGCGCAATATGCAATAGAAGCGGTGAAAAACGGCAAGGATGTTCTGGTTGAAAAGCCGATTGCGCTGGAAGTTGCTGACGCTGAGGCAGAAGTTGCTGCGGCGCGCGAAAACAATCGCGTGTTCATGGTTGGACATATTCTGCGTTTCCATCCGGCTTTTGAAAAACTGCTCGATATGGTCAAAAGCGGCGACATAGGCGATGTTCGCTATGTGCATTCGCACCGCGTTGGTTTCGGTAAGTTCCACGACAAGTTCGATGCGCTGTGGGATCTCGCTCCGCACGATCTTTCGATGATTCTCGCGATCACCGGCGAAGAACCGTCAGCTGTTCGCGGTGAGGGGACTGCGGTGATCGACAAGATCAGCGACTTTGCCCATGTGCATCTCGAATTTCCAAGCGGTATTCGCGGGCACCTTTTTGCATCGCGTTTGAATTCTTATCGCGAGCGTCGTTTGAGCGTGACCGGAACCAAGGGCATGCTGGTCTTTGACGATGCTGAGCCTTGGGATCGCAAGCTTGCATTCTACAAGCATGAAGTCTGGCGTGAGAATGATCAGTGGGCCTTCAAATCGGTCGAGCCGGAATATGTGGCTGTCGAAGAGGGCATGCCGCTGACACGCGAATTGCAGCATTTCCTGCATTGCATCGAAACGCGTGAAACACCGCGTACCGATGGACAGGAAGCAATTAACGTGTTGCGTATTTTGACCGAAGGTTCGGTCAATCATTCTAAATAG